TAAATTAAATCAATAAAACTTATTAACTAAACATAAGTTATAAATCACTTattaatttcaaaacaacaagttTGATTACCAAGCCGGAGGCAAGATCTTTTCCGTATAAACCAATCCAACAACCAAACTGATCGTGACTATTCTACACATCACTCTTCGAGTTATATACACAGGGTCGGCCTAATAGGGCGGGCAAGCTGGGCGACGGCCCCGGGCCTCGTTACGGTTTGTGGCCCCAAAATTATATCTGTGTTTTACTTTATATATATGAATTGTGTTTATAATTTATGCAACATTTCCTTAGACTAGATGGTTAGTAACGTGCCAAGTAATGAGAGCCGGCCCAGGTTTGAATCTTTTGGAGGCTTTTTTTATTTAGGTATTTTATTGAGTTTTGAATCCAAATTATAGAAATAGTCCCTTCATTCTTCTTTGTTATTCAAAAATCATCCAAGTTATAGAAATTATTCCTAGACTCTTTGATTTTTTTACAAACCACCCATACAtttatttcatttaaattttTGGTCTTTTTCTAGCCATTATCATGGATAATTTTTCTATTTATATATGGGATTTCTACCTTGCATCatcttttaatatataatataataactaTTATTTATAGTTTTGTTATCAAAAATCATGCTAACCTACCTGTTTTTCACCTGACCATGATTTTTTTTTCCAGACACTcatcttttttgttttttgtttcagACACCAAAGTGGCAGTTTTTCAAAATGGTTCGATTATGTGTTTTTTTCTTTGTCATTAGTTTTTTTGTGCTAACCTAGTAGTTTATTGTATCATTGTATTATTTCCATACCATATATATTTCATTTAATAGCAAATGCTCATGTACTTGTCTCCATATcattgtattattgtttttgATTATTAAATTTTGAGGGGCCTCTTTTCTAGTTTTTACCCCGGGTCTCAAATTGACATGGGACGCCCTATATATACACTAGTATTGTTACCGGAATTAACACTTAAAGTGTGTGTTGCAAATGATAGATTATAATAAACTAACTAATTACAATAAACTAATCATATGTTTATCAGGGTTTGTTTTTCCATGTTAATGTGATGTTGTTGGTATCGTGTGTTTCTTTTATTGACGATTACTTACATTCACTAAGAATTTTCATGCCTAATACTTTGCGCTTGTGACGTGTGCCAGGTGAAGAATAATTGCTTGAGTGAAGGGAGTACTAGAAGAGAGTTGATAGTTTAGTAGTATTATACTTTTGTTCTCATCTCTATAAACTAAGTTTGCTTGTGTTAATAAAAATTTAGTAAAGCACTAAAGACCTCCACTATTTTACTTGTGAATTACatatttctaatgttttaaagACTATTGCAAGCTGCATGTACATGGAATTTTAGAGAGTAGGACTTCATCAGTCTTAGTGCGTTGCTACCGATATGACTTTTTAGGCTCGATTCACGACCCACATCTAGTCAACATGTGTGTAAGAAAGTAAGAAACAAGGATAAGTGGTCGCTTAATTGTCACAATCCATTTATAGGGAATGGGCCCATCATTCTTTTTTGGCAGAGAAAGGAAATTACATTGGTATGTATATTAAGGAGACATATAACATTATAATTGATGGAGAAAAGTGTTTACTCGCCAAAAAAGAAACTAATAAACTCGCTGAAAATAAGACTTTTTTACATGACATCTAAGGTGTTTATGAACCTTAATcaaaatacttgaataaagtcaTTATTTAAACCTAACATTGTAAAGATTCTAAGTTGCCAACTTGCAAAACATTTAGACAACTTTTGTGGAGTTTATGGTTGATATGCATTCACTTTTCCACTGataaatgaaaacaaaatgaATGTTGAGTAAATTACAGGAATGGTTCCTATGGTTTAGAGTAATTTCTacgtttggtccttaacttatttttttaacttggaaggtcctTATTGATTGTTTTTGTTACATGATTGGTCAttgtcttatctaaaaagactattttacttttgattttttaatttatttaaataaacacactttCAACCTCACCCTTCACCTTACCTTACTTACCTTattatttttccctatttaaataatagtctttttaggtaagacatggagcaaatgcgtaacaaaaacaaacactaGGTACCAagtgcataacaaaaacaaacaatatggatattccgaattaaaaaaataagttagggaccaaacgcacaaattaccctaaaccatagggaccatttgtgtaatttactcatgaATGTTATAGGTGGACGAAAGTAAATACTTGATTTTGATGTATCTCAAATTAttgattttaaaatttaattgttaGCAAATGCAAAGGGCCACATACTTAGGTCGGAGGGTCATCATTTGTTTAGCAGAAGTAGctctaaatttttaaaaaatacatataaaagctAAAAGCTAATAAGAACTCGAAGTTGTTTTTGGATTAATAGTTTTTTCTTTAGAATAAAAAGTTCAAAACTCGGCTGTTGaacattttctttttaattaattcgagttttttttttaaagctAAAGACTAAAAAGCTTTAAAGACTCTCAAAAGCTCATTGCACCCTAAATGCATATTTTGTATTCCAAACTTCAAAAGGTTTATCGAAAATGTTAAAGGCAATGATTTTTATCCCGAACATCAAAATATTAAATCACAGAAACAAACTGTTCTATAATACCAAACATCATCAAGCTCATTGTACACAATTATACAATAAGATGAAATATACAAGTACAACCATGTCTCATCTTAAGGCCAAAATATACAACATTTTATTGCATTGTAGACTTCTTTATGAGGATATGCAATTAATACAACTAAAAGTGCAATCATATTTTAACTATTAAGCGTAATGTggtaaaataatttattttttactcCTAAAATAACACGTCGTGGCATATTTTATGTATCAAAcaactttttttaaataaatttgaagAAAGGTTAAATAAATGCAAGACATATTGAGTTCTTAATATAATTACTACATCTAAAATATTGTGGGAACAAAATATTTATATGAAAATAATGCTAATCGTAATTCCAAATTGGGATAACGTAGTAAAATGTAATTAATCTAAAATTAGACCACCCTAACTAACGTTaggaacctaacaactacaaaaGTCTTCCAACATCCCACTAAAATTATACAATTTGAACCTAACCAGCTCAAACCTAATGAATCCGGTCCTGTCTAACATGAAAAACTatcaaaaccaaaactaaaatccGGTTCAGTTTCCTTCTTCTTTCTCATTTCCAACACTTTTCGGTGACTGTTAGAATGCAAATCACCAGAAAATGTTGGACTAGAAGCCGGTCTGTACTCAGGATACAGACGACCGGATTTGAACCGAACTCCACAGGCATTACACAATGTCTTCGGTCCTAAAGGACCAGTTCGCCACTGAGGGGTTTTCTGAACCTGACAATGTGTACACCGTCGTTGCGTTATACATCCATTTAAATCGGATGCAATCGCGGTACCCGTATTTTTCTTATGCTTTTTTGTTGGTGGGGTTTGGAAATTGAAAATTGATTGTATGATTTGAACCGGGTTTAGGGAATGCATAGTGGTGGACGAGTCATAGGAAGATGAGGTGTCCATGGATGACTCTGTCAAACCGGACCAAACTTGGCCGGTTTTCTTGGACCGTTTGCTTCTGCACTTTCGAGGTACTGGGTACGATAATCCCAAAACGGTAAAACTTGGAATCACCGGTCTTACCGGTTCGTGCCGGTTCATGGTGAATTTCACGGTCTTCTTCAAATTCGTCGGCGGGAATGAAAGCGAAAATTCCGATGTGGAATCATCCACAATTTGTGATAACCATTCAAGGTTTTCCATGTCGTCAACCTGGAAATAAATTCTtcgttattattatttaaattaaaatttgtaGTAAAATTGACATGAGTTCAACTTTTCATCCAAGAGATTTAATGAATTTGTTTGAATCAAAACTGCAACGTTTAAATCAATGAAAAAATGTTAGACCTGCAATAGAAATTTCGAAAAAGTTGTTtgtactttatttttaattagatACTTTTTTCAGTAAAATTCGTCGTCTTCACTTTTCCATACGAATAATTGAACATAATTCGACTTTTTTTCATCACGAAAATTAACGAATTCGTTGAATCATGAATGCAACGTTTGACCAGAAAAGTCAAACGAAAAGAGATGTTTGTTTAACCATGTTGTAATTACCGGAAGGTGAATTTCGCCGGCGGGAAGAGAGACAAGGTCACCGGTACTTGAAAAGTGGCTAGAAATCATCGAATCCTTCTCTTCGTCTTCCTCGGAATACTCTTCAAAACACCCACCATCGGAATTATTAAAATCCTTGTCGGAGAGGTCCAACAAATCATCCACGGAAAATTCATCAGGGGAAACATTAACAACGTTATCGATTCCGGCAACACACCATAAATCTTCAAACAAGGTTTGTTGGGTTGATTTCGAGCCAAATTCCTTAAGAAAACTCGATTTCAATGCTTTTGCTTCAATGCACTCCATGGTGGTTTTGgggttttttttattatctaaaatttaaatttaaacagACAAGTTATATTCGAGCGTtacagagaaaaaaaaaacaacatagaATTGAAACGCAGTTGATAAATTAATGAAACAAACAGTAGATAGATACAATAATTGTGTATGTATAGGTCATAGGTGGTACCTTTGGAAATGGAGAGatatgtagagagagaaagtgtgtgTTGCAGGTGGAGGTGGTAGGGATGGGAGAAAAAGGAAGGGGGGAATTGGGTAAAGAGCACTGAAATGAGAAGATTGGTTAGTGGCCGAAACTGATGGTGGAGTtaattctttttttcttttttccttttcttttatttgaattgaatttaaTATATTGAATTAATTACACAAATAACAAATATTGATACTATATATCTTTGAAATTCGTATAATTGTTTGATGTATATACGTTCTTTTAACGCATCAGCAGAAAAGTTAATTTTAAtgtataaagtataaaccatCTTAAATTAGCTTATTAAAACTTTCATATTTAACAAATTATATTTAAGACACGTGCAATCATTTACACTTTGTTGTCGAGTTCAActtaaagagaaaaaaaaaaggaattgaATAGAAGTAAGAAGAAAGTAAACAAATTAGTATTCCAGAGTTTAATTAAAGAAATTAAGTGGATGGAAATAgaataatcattttttttttcttaacttTCCATCCGATTTGAAATGATTTGAAAAGAAAGAATGTGAATACTAGAATCAACGCGCAAGGGCaatgtttgaaaactcaaaccttgagttaatcatTAAGATCAATATTTGCTCTTAATTAAGGGTTTCAGTCGAGTCTGGGAATACCAGTCAAGACTTGAAtgaaataaatattcaataaagtaCCTAATATTAAACGAAATAAACTATGAGTATAATCAATGTAAATACATTtaatgaacaagaagaatgttatgAAAGATCttgacttgagagaaaagtgaaagAGAATTAAAGAAAATTTTTTGTTATCTTTGGAGTAACAATGCATGTGGTTTTGAAACTCCAAAATGGTACTTCGGAAGAGTGGCCAGGTGAGGTGAGAGGATGACCAGAGTCATTCATAATGTCTTTGATAGATTCCTTTTGAGAGGAAGTATCGATTTTGGCTCTCTTTTTGGATTTTAGTTTAGAGGGAGTGGTCTTTCTCTTGGCCGCCTTCTTTTTCTTTCCACAAGTCAAGATTGGCTTGGCCACATCCGATGTGGGCTCAATAGAGACTGGGGTAGACTGTGCAGGGTTGTACATAGTCGGGTTCTCTAGATGATATTTCAAGTGAAGGGACTCGGATGGTAGTGTGGGTCCGAAAGATGCTTGGTTTGGAAGGCGATAAGTTTTAATAAATTTAAAGGTCAGAAATACCTCTTTTGGAATGGTGTCGACTGGAATTGGTTCTCGCCTCTCCCGGTAGAGTTGTTGAATGGTAAGAGACAAGAATCTCGGACTCAAAACTTCTTGAGGCTTTCTCTTCACAACAAACTTCCAAAAATCTTGCCACAAGACTTCGGTTAGGTCGACAACGTTCGTCTTTCTGGAATATATGTTGTAAACGACATAGAGCCAATCTTTGCTCATAATGTCTGTTCCATCATGTTTCCCTGAGAGACCTTGAAGGATGAGGTGCATGAGTACTGTCTATAGTCCAGGAACTGCAGATTTCTTGAACTTTTTCGCCTTGAACTCTTCTGCATACCCAATGTGGTTGAGAAACGCCTAAAACTCTTCAGACGATGGTTCTTGAACTGTAAAACCCATAGGGTTTTTTGGAATCCTAATGGCTCTTAGAAACGTCTATTTTGGGACTAGCACAATTCGATCTCCTGTTATCCTAATTTCTAGAACTCCATCTTCAATCTTGATTCTGTCAAAGGCGATGTGAAGGAGACGAAGTGGAATTGGAGGATCGGAGATTTTGTGATAGGAATATCGATGGGATGACGAGACATGAACTCGATCATGTAACGTCTGCAGATTCGGGCAagttaatttagagacaatgagcattaAAATGAATTTTGGATGGAAGATCATTtagaaggaataatcttaaccaaggggtagtatatgttacaagggttctgtacataaaaagaacgccgaaatccgagttataacgaatgagTTATGACATGTCAAAGTTTTGCGACATAACCGGCACGAcatcgggagacgtaaatagtgaatttacaatagagcggCTTTTAgctttagcgatctaaacgaaagtcgtagaatacgttaaaccgagagcgtccaaaagaagaacgcccaaatatgactttgtatgaggaagttatgatttttcgaagttttggcttagcagtgtacaacccgaagttcgaatattagatcaagcggtttttagccgacacaacctaaacgagaatcaaatatCTCGTTAATGGTagtgtaacgataaaaagacagacgaaaacggacgtcggatgaagaagttataaatttttaacggaccaaccctgtcccggcctgttaaaaatataacttttaaaataaattcaaaataagCCGATGGAGTCTAAGCGAAAGTTGTATAGTACATTcctgcctacgcgtggatataaagaatgtcgaaaacggagctcgtacacgaaagatacgaatttttgaagtccGAAGGCGAATTTACGAAACTTGGTGCGAAGATGATGGCGTGGCCGAATCCCAGCCGTTCGATGCTGATCGTAGAGCTCGCTTCGGATCGTGACATGTCGCCTTCGGTACGCCCTGTGTACGAAGCTCGGAACGCGTCGGGTACACAAGCCCTTCCTCGATCCAACATCGTCCACTTCGTACCATCCAGAGTTCGCCACGTATCAACCTTATCCGAGACTACGCCCCGTGTAGTGTTGTTgaacgcccaacgtaagtccgcAACTCAGGCCTATAAATTGAGTGCGAGGCTGCCCTATTTTTCTCACAAATTCACCACTCCCTTCTatctctactttctctcactaccccctacccccctaagcctaggtaaaccccctagaacccgaaggaagccccaagtctcccggagtcccgagaaaaagggtctttcggttcggaaATGCTGCTCCAAGCGAAGTCCAGTTTtttataaaacccgttgtaagtgagctacgcctacactatttttaatataccttttaattaattatagtaacgttattcggaccttataataattatttgggctattattatgagttatataagtgtcgttataatatctttttaaccactcgcggtacggggaatttggtttaaagggccgtatagggttgttggatttcagaagtgctatatgccaaaatggttctgccctccggtgttttatgtctggcctatgtctgtacatagtggatgaagagtattgtttaacgcttatataatagtaataaataGCTAGATTATTAATTAGTCTcaatgaatattagactaaaccctagtggtaatgatactaggttttgtcgaaggaaattgttttaagagtaacgaagcattgtttgagttcggaatcaccaccttaacaagtgagtgcatagttactttcatcctacacatagatatgaagtattttatataaattacgtgctatatgtgcatattatctgtatacttgctatctatgctgggtgaacgatttatacatgttttaaatgatttaaactgtatatgtattttatatctacaaaatgtgttgggtaaaacatgggtatatataatagttgttgtgtgataaattaatgagaggcctcgatgttattGATGATGTAGTCacctagcggagtatagatgacgaccacagactattctagatagtccagtggaacgctagcagcctcgcaacatgtaggtgtttatttgaactgtgtgctcaccagcagtactccatcccccacattgTTTCCTTATTTGACATGAACTTCTGAGGAAccccaaagcatgtgttgtcaccccgatgaaagtccttagactacGTCCCTTGTGTtggatgttttagggacgtaaagtgaggataacgggatcgggtaatcgggtttgtttggttgatgaaaataataaacttatttattgtgggttgaaaaccatatgtgctcaccaggctcctaagtctgacccactcagtttcttgtattacaggtagtggcgtacgatcatagatatgatgtttgggatgagagattacggatataggcctgtagatatgaataaattTAGTAagacttatattgtactgtttatgtttttgatctgtatcgaacatgacatcccaagtcttttaatgaattacatttctatggaaatgctttgataaatctttatcatattttctttttggaacaaattacgcaactcttttatttaaaatgttactctgatttttaaacaaagcataaacaaatcggtattttctggccgtgaaaatggggatgtcatagttagTATCAGataattagtttaagcgaactaggaatttgtaggatttctacacttaaacttaaaatgctaagcagtgattgtgagatgagtgtctagtatattttagacacaagcactagtttattttaggaaagatgcctaaaatgcttttatgtgctatatgctattatttgttcggatctatggtctatagccgaccggatctagaaaccttatgcgttcaggattctaaacgtacgactacgatattaaaactagcatgtaaacgtttcggggagATAATGATGATTTAaatgtctatcctaaataaagatctaaattcaccctaTTCGGTGCATAGATCAAAATGGCGAGAACCTGCAGTGGAGCGGGGAATGCAAAtggaaacaggaatcaaccaccagtgattgaacaaatacatgTTGTAGCAGATGCTCTTGAGCCAATTACAATGGCCGAAGTACAAACCATGATACaggctatgttggctgaacaatgGGAAGATATGAGGCAgatgttgcatgaaaatagggacgaacctacaatGCCAATTGAACAACCCGAATTGAACgatgggcagtcagaaggagggaactacagtagGACCGTtgttcaagccaacccaccagtggttagacaaaacaaccaggatgacggagtcgagaggaatggatgcaagtagaaggattttctgacttgcaagccatctaCATTCtatggaaaggaagatccgatcggagtcatggattggatctcggagatggagttagcttttatTGGGGGAAAACGAAATAGGGTTATTGGAAATCTGTATCACAAACAGGAATCGTGTAAacattttccttgtttgatatttcgacccTATATGCCTTGGGTATCATGAAATCCCAACTTGGGATAATTCTTGATGCAACAATTCTGATTTTAGGCACAAAATCAGAATcaattgaagaagatgaagtgaaAGAACGTTCTGTGTTTTCGTATGTGTTTCAATAGCCGTTTATCACCGACTTGACACAGTAGATTAGGATTAAGTACTAATAATATTAGTAAATACAAGTGTGCACTCCCGCACCTCCTAACTTGTATTATAACTAAAACATTAttcttaaaacacttgttaagtCCATTACACTAAAATATATTTGGTGATAAAAATCACCAACAACTTTCATGatgtgtggttgcagaggcaaactacagaccacatttgcagtgcgcCAGTTCAGAGGAGGCGCggttcattggtggaacactctggggaagactctaagccccaatgagcccctgcaactgatgTGGGCGAttttttggtgcaattcaaacaCAAGTATTGCTGAGCCCAAAACccgctcgagctagagaaccaattcctGACCTTGAATAAAGGAAGCATGtcgattgatgaatacaccaacaacttcacaaagATGATGAAGTtttccttgcgtcttgttccaGTTGAGCCGACGGAAATCGACAAGTacacaaagggacttccatgggagtacgcagtgccaatgcgtcaggcacctactctggaggcaactatctgggttgccaagtctgtggaggatatgctTAAGGGAAGAGCTGgcaacaaggttgaggttggcgagaagTGGAAGTTCGAGGGGTCTGCAAAGCCCAACAATGAGAAGATCAAGTCTGGTTCAAAGGAGTTTAGTGGAGGAGGAAACGAAGCGAaaagaagaagcacttcgggaaatgtagcgaggaagtgacctgctacaagtgtgggaagaccgggcattacgccaacgagtgcacCGCCAGCAAAAGGGTGTTAGGTAGAGTAGCGATCCAATCATTCATTAAGAAAAAACGCCAACAAAAGATGTCAGTGttgtagaaaacatgatgtctAGACAACTTGCTGTTAGGTAGAGTAGCGATCCAATCATTCATctatacttcttttcatcaacaaCAACACCTGATGGGTCCAAAAAGATCTTATGTCCGAAACCTATATGTACCTTTACAAGGGCACaggtgtccattgagtatttcttaaAGAGCTTAGAAATGTATTTCTCTTGGTGAATAAAGATTCCTCTATTGGTTTGTTTTACTTGGAGACCGAGGAAGAAACTTAGTTCACGATTCATGATCATTTGGAATCGACTAACCATTAACTTGGCAAAATCAGCAACCATTAATGGATCGGTGTATCCAAAAATAATATTGTCCACGTAGATTTGAACTAGCATGAGAtgttttccatttgatcttcGAAACAGGATAGGATCGAGAATTCCTCCTTGAAAACCAGAACGCTTGAGAAAGTCGGGGAGAGTCTCGTATAAGGCGCGAGGAGCTTGCTTAAGGCCATAAACTGCTTTTCGGAGTTTGTAGCAATAATTTGGATAAGAAGGATTGAGAAAACTAGGAGGCTACTGAAGATACAATTCAGTATCTagttcaccattaagaaaagcacttttgatgtccatttggtaaactttaaAGCCTTTGTGAgttgcataagcaagaaatattttGATGGCTTCAAAATAGGCATTAGGAACAAAGGTCTTGTCATAATCAAGTCCTTCAATCTGTGTGAATCCTTTGGCCACCAATCTTGCTTTGTTTCGTATGATAACTCCAGCGTCGTCTAGCTTGTTTCGGAACACCCATGTCGTACCTACAATGGGGTGATCCTGAGGAGGAGGGACGAGAGTCCACACTTCATTTCAGTCAAATTCTGTCAATACTTCTTGCATGGCTACAATCCAGTCAGCATGTTCTAGTGCTTGTTGATGGATTTTGTTCCAACCATTGAGATAAATGCCGAGACATGAGATTTATTTTGATTGTTGGTTCTAGTGTTAGTTAATGTAACCCACCATCTTAGCACCATAACTCCGGTGATTTGGAATTCTTAAATCATGAACAAGAAACTAAGTTTTATAATTTCTTGGACAAAAACATACACCACATAAATTTGCGGACATGCCCACTATTGAGTCCCTCCATATACATCATCAAGTACATactttgtttagaaatattggaTGGGAAGGATTGTTGTCACTTCATGATGCTAGTTATGTCCAACCCACTCTTGAATTTCTATCATCTGTGTCTTTCAATAATCAAACTGAATACCTCTCATTCCGTGCTTTTATTCGTAATGATCAATCACACAAGAATCAGTTATGTAAACTCAATGGTGCTCTAGTGTCCAACACTTATAGTCAATTTCACATATATAATTTTCCATTCCAGTAGGATTCTAAAGAGTTTTAGGAGAGAATTTCAGGATTGAAGTATGTTCCAAGTGCTGAAAAATAATCCATCATCATCCATCCCGTTCTCAAAGCCACCCATCGCATCGTTGACCCTATCATCTTTCCACAAAATGAATGTCATCTTTCCACAAAATGAAATAATAAGGATGGTCAAAAGGAATTAGAGCTCATGTGGTGTATGATCCACCACCCGAAACAGCTTCCTGGTTTTAAATTGTGGGTAATATTCAAGTTGTTGAAGTTCTCCCGAAGCACTAGTGGGAAAATACATTGTGGAGGTATGATCATTATCATCCTCAAACATCCAACTTTAGCCATTCGCGTTCCATCCGGTCTCGAGGTTATGGATGATGAAACTCGCTTAACAACTAATGTTTTCCAAAACATGCACATGTTTCGCGGGACACACAATAACCTTTACTGGTTTGTTGCACCCATGATTACCTTCGTGTTGACAGACACAATGCCCAACTTCTTGTTATATCCAATCCCATCCTTAACACTCATTGGCGCCATATATCTAATTTAGGTGTCCCAATTCCAAGACCTGCACAGAATATTGAGTCTGATGAGGACGAGCCCATTCCTTATGTTGTTGCGTCAGTGTAGTAAGAGCCTGCCATGCATCCCTATCATGACATGCACATGCAAGAATTTCAATGGTTTCATGCTGACAATAAGCATTTGCATCCTGACTATTCTGAACTTTATGATAGTGCTTGTGAGATAAATACTGAGATGGTGGAGTTGAGAGAAGAGTTTTATGCCTTTAGAGAAAGTCAACAAATACACAACCAACATGTGGATACCCTTATGACTGACATGCATCGAATGCTTTTCTTGGGTGGTGAATCCACATGACCACCCTATTACCCTCAATATCCACATTACCCTCCACCATACCATTTATGATTTCCACAACAATATATGCCCCAATTTATGCCTCAAGATCCTCCTCAACAGTAAGGTGTGCTCTTTTTTCAAGCATCAAGGATGACAcatcattttaagcttggggagggatGAATTTCATTGCATTCCATTCATTGCATTTATTAATGAAGTACATTTAAAAAGATTAATATTTCATTGCATTGCATAAAAAtgcattaaaaaaaaatacaaaatataaaaCCACAAAAAGATTTTTCCTTTTCATTTAGGTTTGATAAGATCATATTCATTCATTTTTCTCTCCTCTTTCTTCTCGTTTTTAGGATGGCTTTAACTTTTTGTCACAATACACAGTCAAGTTCAAAGTTTAGTTTGCTTATACCTTGTATACTTTTGGTGTCACTAATTTGTGAAACTTTAGAACTATTGAGAACACACTTATTTTTCAATTCACTTAGTGGCGGTGCATTAAGGTATTTTATGACAAACAAATCCTCTTAAATAATTCGAGTCATAACATGTTATAATCAAATATAAGCATTTTAAAATACACGTGAGCATGTCATTGTGTGTATTAGTTATGATAAGTATATCGTTCTCTCTCATGGAGTGACGTAGAAGTTTGTAAATTTATCTA
The genomic region above belongs to Lactuca sativa cultivar Salinas chromosome 4, Lsat_Salinas_v11, whole genome shotgun sequence and contains:
- the LOC111887750 gene encoding GATA transcription factor 5, yielding MECIEAKALKSSFLKEFGSKSTQQTLFEDLWCVAGIDNVVNVSPDEFSVDDLLDLSDKDFNNSDGGCFEEYSEEDEEKDSMISSHFSSTGDLVSLPAGEIHLPVDDMENLEWLSQIVDDSTSEFSLSFPPTNLKKTVKFTMNRHEPVRPVIPSFTVLGLSYPVPRKCRSKRSKKTGQVWSGLTESSMDTSSSYDSSTTMHSLNPVQIIQSIFNFQTPPTKKHKKNTGTAIASDLNGCITQRRCTHCQVQKTPQWRTGPLGPKTLCNACGVRFKSGRLYPEYRPASSPTFSGDLHSNSHRKVLEMRKKKETEPDFSFGFDSFSC